Sequence from the Seonamhaeicola sp. ML3 genome:
AACGCTCTTGAATTACTTCACTGTCTTCTGCCAATATATCGTCTTCAGAAAGCTGTTTTAACTGAGTATTAAATCCGTTAGCCACCTTTAAAAAATTAGCCACACAGTCTTTTATGGGCACAAAAGTGGTTTCAACGGGACCCTCAATAACCGTTCTGTTTTTATAGTAGATATCCAGAATACGGTTTACAGGATATAAAAACTCATAAAACTCAAATATTTCGGCAATCAAATCCAACTGAAAGCCTTTTTGTGAATCTTTCAGCACCGCTTCATCGGGTGCGTTCTCTTCGGCTCGTTCATTAAAATCAAGCACATTGGCATCGCTAATAATCTGATTGGATTGGATTTTACTTTTCAGCACCAAACCTTCCAACGATTTACATCTACTCAAGGCCACATAAGTTTGTCCGTGAGCAAAAGCCCCACCTGCATCAATAATGGCTTTTTCAAAAGTCAACCCCTGACTTTTATGTATGGTAATACTCCAAGCCAATCGCAACGGAATTTGAGTATAAGACCCTATTTTTTCTTCGGTAATCGCTTTGGTATCTGGATCTACCGAATAATTTATGTTTTCCCAAATTTCGGGTGTCACGTTAATATTAAAATCGTCGTCAGGGCAATGCACTACTACCTCATCAGGGTCTAAATGAATGACCTTGCCTATTTTCCCATTAAAATAACGTTTCTCTGGGCTACTATCATTTTTAACAAACATCACCTGTGCCCCTACTTTCAGTTCTAAACGTTCCTTATTGGGATACGCATACTCCGGAAATTTACCATCCACCTCAGCATTATAAGTTTTGGACTTAGTTTTCAACTTTGCCAACTCGGCATTATTGGTCGCTTCCGCCTTATTATTATGTGTAGTTAATGAAATATAGCCTTCATCAGGTTCTGGCGTAAAATCGGGAATAAATCGTTTGTTCAATTCATTGGCTACGGCATCCGTAAGCGCATTATTCCTAATGGCATTCAGAATATCAATAAACTTCGGGTTTTCCTGCCGGTAAATATGTTTAAGTTCAATGGTAATAGCGTTACATTGCGCAAACGCTTGACTACTAAAAAAGAACCCGTTTTTATACACATGGCGCAATAAATCCCATTCCTGTTCCTTAATTACGGGGGAGAGCTGTTGTAAATCCCCAATCATCAAAACCTGAACGCCGCCAAACACTTTATTCCTATTCCTAAAACGGCGCAGCGTTCTATCAATCCCATCCAGCAAATCGGCACGTACCATACTAATCTCATCAATCACCAAAAGATCCATAGACTTGATAATATTAATCTTGGTCTTGCTAAACTTTCGGTTAAAACTTTTACCAGCATTCAGATCCGTATCCGGTAAAATAGGTCCAAAAGGCATCTGAAAAAAAGAATGAATCGTCACACCCTTCGCATTAATAGCGGCCACGCCCGTAGGTGCCACCACCACCAAACGCTTTAAGCTGTGCATCTTCAAACGGTGCAAAAAAGTAGTCTTACCAGTCCCAGCCTTCCCTGTTAAAAAAATGGAACGGTTGGTATGATTCACAAACTGCCACGCTAATTCCAACTCCCTATTTTCAATCATGCTTTAGGTAAATTTAGAAATCGGAATATACAAATTCCCACATTCTATTTGGGCGGGTTTTTAAGAAAAATAAAAACCGTGCTTTCCGTTACTAGTTTTGTAAAACCATAGGTAAAAGTTTTACAAAAGCTATCCTCTACAATCACTCCCGCTCTTACCTGCTAAAAGCAGTTCTACTCTAAAACAATTGCCTACTAGCTAAATCCTATGAAAAAACTTAAAAACTTCTGTTAAGAAAGCTACTTATAGCCGACTTAAAACCTTAGATTTTCATATTTTAGACTAAAATATAAACAATGAGCAAGACATATTACGACCCAGCCGACTTAAGGAAATTTGGTAAAATCACAGAATGGAGTGAGGAACTAGGAAACAAATTCTTTGATTACTACGGAAAAGTTTTTGAAGAAGGCGCCCTAACAGCAAGAGAAAAATCTTTAATAGCTTTGGCTGTTGCTCATACAGAACAATGCCCTTATTGTATAGACGCCTACACCAAAGATGGCTTACAACGCGGCGTAACCAAAGAAGAAATGATGGAGGCCATACACGTGGGAGCCGCCATTAAAAGCGGTGCTACCTTGGTTCACGGCGTACAAATGATGAATAAAGTGAATAAATTAGATGGGTAGAGAAGCCCCTCCTAACCTCCCCTAAGGGGAGGAACCCTACTCATACTTTGAAAGACAAAATATAAGTTGGGTGAAAAAAAGTAAACAATAGAAAGTCAAGTCCCAAATTCCGACGCAGTCGGAAGCATCAATCTGCAGAAATAATGAGCGAAGGAATGAAGATGCAAAGCGAAGCTTTAAGCACGAAATTCCGAAAGCGAATGTTCCGAAGGAATTTCCTCAGATTGATTTGATTTTTTGGTTCGTTTTGCATCAAGGCAAAATGAACAACAAATAAAAAAGGTATTTTTAAAGAGTACTATGACAAAAGTAAAAACACAATCGCTTCATAAAAGAGAAAGCCAATTAGCAAACAGCAAAAGGCAATTAGAAATTTTATCTAATGGTATTTTCCAAAACGGGGAATTACCAACCTTTAAAGATAAAATTGCCGAAAGCAACCAATTCCCTTTGAAAGCAAAAAAACTTGAGGTTCTACAAATCAATGTAGGATACATGTGCAATCAGGTTTGTGAGCATTGCCATGTAGATGCAGGCCCCGACCGAAAAGAAATCATGACCAAAGAAACCATGCAACAATGTTTAGAGGTCATTAAAAATACAGGCGCTCATACTTTAGACTTAACAGGTGGCGCACCAGAAATGAATCCTAATTTCAGATGGTTTGTTGAAGAGGCTTCCAAAGCAGGTATTAAAGACTTTATTGTTAGGTCTAACCTCACGATTATACGAGCCAATAAAAAATATTATGATTTACCAGAGTTTTTCAAAAAACACAACGTACATGTGGTAAGTTCTATGCCACATTGGACCCGTGGCAAAACTGACAAACAACGTGGTGATGGTGTTTTTAACGCATCGATAGAAGCGCTTAACATGTTAAACGCTGTTGGCTACGGTATGCCAGATAGTAATTTAAGACTCGATTTGGTTTATAATCCCTCAGGTGCTTTTCTACCGGGTGACCAAGCTTCTATGGAAAAAGACTTCAAAAAAGCATTACTTGAAGATTTTGGAATTCAGTTCCACAATTTATTCGCAATAACAAACCTTCCAATAAGTAGGTTTTTAGATTATTTAATCGCTTCAGAAAACTACGAAGATTACATGTACGCCCTAGTAGAGGCTTATAACCCTTCAGCTGTAGCCAACGTTATGTGCACCAATACGCTTTCCGTAAGTTGGGAAGGCTATTTATACGACTGCGATTTTAATCAAATGCTAGAGTTGCCCGTTAACAGTAAAGCAAAACATATTTCTGAATATAACGAAGAACTACTTGAAGGCAGGAATATTGTAATTTCTCAACACTGTTATGGCTGTACCGCTGGTGCCGGGAGTAGTTGTCAAGGCACCGTAGCTTAATTTATGCCTATGCGAAATATATTTCTATTTATTTGTTTACTAAGTGCTGCTTTTGGTTTTTCCCAAAAAAAGTTAGAAAAACTACTTGAGAAACATAATACGGAAGAAATTCCTTATATTTATGTAAAGGATTTGAAATCATATCCAGAAGATGTCATTCTCTTAGATGCTCGTGAACCAAAAGAATATGCAACTAGTCATTTAAAAGATGCCATTCCTGTTGGGTATGATTTCTTTAGTTTAGACTCTACTACACAAAAAATCCCAAATAAAGATTCCAAAATTGTAGTGTACTGTTCTTTGGGTATTCGATCGGAAGATATTGCAGAAAAGCTCAAAAAAGCGGGTTACAAAAACGTTTTTAATCTTTACGGTGGTATTTTTCAATGGAAAGACAACGACCAAAAAGTATATAATTTAAAAGAAAAAGAAACCGACAGTGTACATACCTTCAACAAAGATTGGAGTAAGTGGCTGGAAAAGGGTGTGAAAGTTTATGAATAAAGAACTCGTTATTGTTTTTGTGAAAAACATCAAACTGGGCAAGGTAAAAACCCGCCTTGCAAAAACCATAGGAAACCAAGGAGCTTTTGAGGTTTATAGCGAATTGGTTAAAATCACCGAAAAGGCTTTAGAACAACTAAACACCGACAAGCGTATCTATTTTTCTGAAGCAGTGGTTGAAACCAAATGGCCTGGACAATACAAAACCGTACAGCAAGGAGTAGATTTAGGAGAGCGCATGAAAAATGCTTTTTTGGACGGATTTAATGATGGCTATGAGCGAGTTATTTT
This genomic interval carries:
- a CDS encoding helix-turn-helix domain-containing protein encodes the protein MIENRELELAWQFVNHTNRSIFLTGKAGTGKTTFLHRLKMHSLKRLVVVAPTGVAAINAKGVTIHSFFQMPFGPILPDTDLNAGKSFNRKFSKTKINIIKSMDLLVIDEISMVRADLLDGIDRTLRRFRNRNKVFGGVQVLMIGDLQQLSPVIKEQEWDLLRHVYKNGFFFSSQAFAQCNAITIELKHIYRQENPKFIDILNAIRNNALTDAVANELNKRFIPDFTPEPDEGYISLTTHNNKAEATNNAELAKLKTKSKTYNAEVDGKFPEYAYPNKERLELKVGAQVMFVKNDSSPEKRYFNGKIGKVIHLDPDEVVVHCPDDDFNINVTPEIWENINYSVDPDTKAITEEKIGSYTQIPLRLAWSITIHKSQGLTFEKAIIDAGGAFAHGQTYVALSRCKSLEGLVLKSKIQSNQIISDANVLDFNERAEENAPDEAVLKDSQKGFQLDLIAEIFEFYEFLYPVNRILDIYYKNRTVIEGPVETTFVPIKDCVANFLKVANGFNTQLKQLSEDDILAEDSEVIQERFNKAVGYYRTETETKILEPLKTFAFTTDNQAVGSEITKHLDAFEDLLTIKMTYFKGSTDGFKAKQFLELRAKAVFSGKDKPKKQRKAVIDGTANVELFEKLRILRNDLAAEKGLVHFQIFTQKSLYEMCETIPTTTKELLTVNGMGKTRVEKYGAAILKVIRAYCEEHDIEMAADEGFFKEAESKTKRKKGDTKKESLALFQSGKTIQEIADARELNENTIFGHLASFISNGEVAITDLISESHYEELKTLIPEKTFENLSDLKHQLDEKYSYGELRLVLDELNNS
- a CDS encoding arsenosugar biosynthesis-associated peroxidase-like protein gives rise to the protein MSKTYYDPADLRKFGKITEWSEELGNKFFDYYGKVFEEGALTAREKSLIALAVAHTEQCPYCIDAYTKDGLQRGVTKEEMMEAIHVGAAIKSGATLVHGVQMMNKVNKLDG
- the arsS gene encoding arsenosugar biosynthesis radical SAM (seleno)protein ArsS (Some members of this family are selenoproteins.), which produces MTKVKTQSLHKRESQLANSKRQLEILSNGIFQNGELPTFKDKIAESNQFPLKAKKLEVLQINVGYMCNQVCEHCHVDAGPDRKEIMTKETMQQCLEVIKNTGAHTLDLTGGAPEMNPNFRWFVEEASKAGIKDFIVRSNLTIIRANKKYYDLPEFFKKHNVHVVSSMPHWTRGKTDKQRGDGVFNASIEALNMLNAVGYGMPDSNLRLDLVYNPSGAFLPGDQASMEKDFKKALLEDFGIQFHNLFAITNLPISRFLDYLIASENYEDYMYALVEAYNPSAVANVMCTNTLSVSWEGYLYDCDFNQMLELPVNSKAKHISEYNEELLEGRNIVISQHCYGCTAGAGSSCQGTVA
- a CDS encoding rhodanese-like domain-containing protein; the encoded protein is MRNIFLFICLLSAAFGFSQKKLEKLLEKHNTEEIPYIYVKDLKSYPEDVILLDAREPKEYATSHLKDAIPVGYDFFSLDSTTQKIPNKDSKIVVYCSLGIRSEDIAEKLKKAGYKNVFNLYGGIFQWKDNDQKVYNLKEKETDSVHTFNKDWSKWLEKGVKVYE